One region of Flavobacterium pisciphilum genomic DNA includes:
- a CDS encoding histone H1, giving the protein MNDLFAKIATEFETFKTEYESLVEKGVKAAGPRARKSTLELEKLLKEFRKVSVEESKK; this is encoded by the coding sequence ATGAACGACTTATTCGCCAAAATCGCAACAGAATTCGAAACATTTAAAACTGAATATGAATCACTAGTTGAGAAAGGTGTGAAAGCAGCTGGTCCTAGAGCTCGTAAATCAACTCTTGAATTAGAGAAACTATTAAAAGAATTCAGAAAAGTTTCTGTAGAAGAATCAAAAAAATAA
- a CDS encoding sensor histidine kinase, whose translation MAVIIWHNETTNETKMSKFFESITNLGNLKQLTNEINDSFINSQKHYNHYISNKDEASLNKYSASLIETGELVDKLNNATEKNIEFKNVLLEKSKSELGILALKSTIDSIINLQTEPNNKEISNLLDFKKFEYKKILDSIKTDSYIKVDSVSRKGLFSRLGDALAGKTEIQKEQLKIIVTMKYNDKLVSGSIEDQIANVFMTTNKYYEKQFNNLKKTFSKLRDQDLKLTELNNKLLNLSATVLPNYTKPINALQADSQKKLENQYKSNVTVRNYTLLGLILLMFIVSIILFSFTRMAFEYEKRLTTAQNQIRQSLSFKNRIMGMISHEIRSPLSIISMYSKKISSSVQDVEIKDTFKSIQFTTNSLLLLSNQILEYSKVENYELTLKNKNFHLKTEINQIISSLSSLVETKGNKIKVKSNLNSDCEVYSDATKIHQLFYNIVGNANKFTENGLISINIDLEKNSDYEYNLKIEIQDSGAGIPEKDLKNIFELYYQGAVSNKMNDLGVGLGLNLCKEIVELFDGEINIESEEGKGTKVVFNLILSPA comes from the coding sequence ATGGCAGTCATAATTTGGCATAATGAAACTACGAATGAGACAAAAATGTCGAAATTCTTTGAATCAATAACTAATTTAGGGAACCTAAAGCAACTCACTAATGAGATTAATGATTCATTTATTAATTCTCAAAAACATTACAATCATTATATAAGTAATAAGGATGAAGCTTCGTTGAATAAGTATTCTGCTTCATTAATCGAGACTGGTGAATTGGTTGATAAGTTAAATAATGCTACTGAAAAGAATATAGAGTTTAAAAATGTTCTATTAGAGAAGAGTAAGTCAGAGTTAGGAATTTTAGCTCTAAAATCGACTATTGACTCTATTATTAATTTACAGACTGAACCTAATAATAAGGAGATTTCAAATTTATTAGATTTTAAAAAGTTTGAATACAAGAAAATTCTTGACAGTATAAAAACGGATTCTTATATAAAAGTGGATAGCGTATCTCGAAAAGGTCTTTTTTCTAGGCTGGGTGATGCACTTGCAGGAAAAACAGAAATACAAAAAGAACAGTTGAAAATCATTGTAACTATGAAGTATAATGATAAACTTGTCTCTGGAAGTATTGAAGACCAAATTGCAAATGTCTTTATGACCACCAATAAATATTATGAAAAACAATTTAATAATTTAAAAAAGACATTTTCAAAATTAAGAGATCAAGATTTAAAGCTAACAGAACTTAATAATAAGCTATTAAATCTTAGCGCTACCGTATTGCCTAATTATACCAAACCAATTAATGCGCTTCAAGCTGATTCTCAAAAGAAATTAGAGAATCAATACAAGTCTAATGTAACAGTTCGAAATTATACCTTATTAGGATTAATATTATTGATGTTCATTGTATCTATAATCCTTTTTAGTTTTACTAGAATGGCATTTGAGTATGAGAAAAGATTAACTACAGCTCAGAATCAGATCCGTCAGAGTTTAAGTTTTAAGAACAGAATTATGGGGATGATTAGTCATGAAATTAGGTCTCCTTTAAGTATAATTTCTATGTATAGTAAGAAGATAAGTTCTTCTGTTCAAGATGTTGAAATTAAAGATACTTTCAAGTCTATTCAATTTACGACTAATTCGTTACTACTCTTATCAAATCAAATTTTAGAATATTCTAAAGTAGAAAATTATGAGCTTACGCTTAAGAATAAAAATTTTCATTTAAAAACTGAAATAAACCAAATCATTAGTTCGTTATCATCATTGGTAGAAACTAAAGGAAACAAAATAAAAGTGAAGTCCAATCTAAATTCCGATTGCGAAGTTTATTCTGATGCGACAAAAATTCATCAACTTTTTTATAATATAGTTGGGAACGCAAATAAATTTACAGAAAACGGACTCATATCAATTAATATTGATCTCGAGAAAAATTCGGATTATGAGTATAATTTAAAAATAGAAATTCAGGATAGTGGAGCTGGTATCCCCGAGAAGGATTTGAAGAATATATTTGAGTTGTATTATCAAGGAGCCGTTTCTAATAAAATGAATGACTTAGGAGTTGGTTTAGGACTAAACCTATGTAAAGAAATAGTTGAATTATTTGATGGAGAAATAAATATTGAAAGTGAAGAAGGAAAAGGCACAAAAGTTGTATTCAATCTGATATTAAGCCCAGCTTAA
- a CDS encoding sensor histidine kinase yields MGFDFYKRDSSNAINNFRPKSREDRVPAFSGKFFNVSELQAQELKLKVLEERFQFALEASNTGVWDWNIKTNTVFYSSQSFKILEINSADIFDNPERWDEIVHPDDLEEYYAAINEHFEKETPFYENFHRVLTSSGRYKWILDRGEVIERDSNGKPLRVIGTHTDITAQKEKELELVKTMKLYSEKNSQLLNFSHIVAHNLNSHVGNLKLLLDMIDSENKSMEDSEAFGYLRTVSNDLNKTITDLSQIVNIQNNVNIVVKPLNLNNYLKKVLDVVSAYNYRDLGTIINNIPKDATINFNPAYLESVLLNFCTNAIKYAHPDRDLIIEFNFFIEKGKKVFTITDNGLGIDLKKHGHLLFGMYKTFHKHEDAHGIGLYITKNQIESMNGAVSVESAVGVGSTFTVTFND; encoded by the coding sequence ATGGGATTTGATTTTTATAAAAGGGATAGTTCTAATGCTATAAATAATTTTCGCCCAAAATCTCGTGAAGACAGAGTACCTGCCTTTTCTGGAAAATTTTTTAATGTATCAGAATTACAGGCTCAAGAACTAAAGCTAAAAGTTTTGGAAGAACGCTTTCAGTTTGCTCTTGAAGCTTCAAATACTGGAGTATGGGATTGGAATATTAAAACAAATACAGTTTTTTATTCATCACAATCTTTTAAAATACTGGAAATAAATTCAGCAGATATTTTTGATAATCCAGAACGCTGGGATGAAATAGTGCATCCAGATGATTTAGAAGAATATTATGCTGCTATTAATGAGCATTTTGAAAAGGAAACACCTTTTTATGAAAATTTCCATAGAGTATTAACTTCTAGCGGAAGATACAAATGGATTTTAGATAGAGGTGAAGTAATAGAGCGTGATAGTAATGGCAAACCATTACGTGTTATAGGAACACATACGGACATTACAGCTCAAAAGGAAAAAGAATTAGAATTGGTTAAAACCATGAAGCTCTACAGCGAAAAGAATAGCCAATTGTTGAATTTTTCGCATATAGTAGCTCACAATTTAAATTCGCATGTTGGGAATTTAAAATTGCTTTTAGATATGATTGATTCTGAAAATAAAAGCATGGAGGATAGTGAGGCTTTTGGTTATTTGAGAACAGTATCTAATGATTTAAACAAAACAATTACAGATTTATCTCAAATAGTAAACATTCAGAATAATGTGAATATAGTTGTTAAGCCTTTAAACTTAAATAATTATTTGAAGAAAGTACTGGATGTTGTTAGTGCATATAATTATAGAGATTTAGGTACAATTATAAATAATATTCCAAAGGATGCAACGATAAATTTTAATCCTGCTTATCTAGAAAGTGTCTTATTGAATTTTTGTACTAATGCGATTAAATATGCACATCCAGATAGAGATTTAATAATTGAGTTTAATTTCTTTATCGAGAAAGGGAAAAAAGTATTTACTATAACTGACAATGGGTTAGGTATAGATTTAAAAAAACACGGGCATTTGTTATTTGGAATGTACAAGACATTTCATAAACATGAAGATGCACATGGTATTGGTTTATATATTACAAAAAACCAGATAGAATCAATGAATGGAGCTGTAAGCGTTGAAAGTGCAGTTGGGGTGGGAAGTACGTTTACAGTGACATTCAATGATTAA
- a CDS encoding GNAT family N-acetyltransferase → MIIRKATIKDSNDIATYLLLAMEDIVYNFIGEEDNNKAKEFLIHFIEKENNQYSYQNCFVVEEDNEIIAAVNIYDGAKLHLLREPIAQYVRTHYNKDFNPEDETQKGEFYIDTLGVSPKCQGKGIGSKLLQFLIDEYVTKNKQTLGLLVDEGNSNAKKLYLKLGFKPVGSKTFVGNTLEHLQIKG, encoded by the coding sequence ATGATAATTAGAAAAGCAACTATAAAGGATTCAAACGATATTGCAACGTATTTACTGTTGGCAATGGAAGATATAGTGTATAACTTCATAGGTGAAGAAGACAATAATAAAGCCAAAGAGTTTTTAATACACTTTATAGAAAAAGAAAACAACCAATATTCTTATCAAAATTGCTTTGTTGTAGAAGAAGATAATGAAATTATTGCAGCTGTAAATATATATGATGGGGCCAAATTACACCTCTTGAGAGAGCCTATAGCGCAATATGTTAGAACACATTATAATAAAGACTTTAATCCTGAGGATGAAACACAAAAAGGAGAATTCTATATCGATACATTAGGGGTAAGTCCTAAATGTCAAGGAAAAGGGATAGGCTCTAAACTATTACAATTTTTGATAGACGAATACGTAACCAAAAATAAACAAACTTTAGGTTTGCTTGTAGATGAAGGCAATTCAAATGCTAAAAAATTATATTTAAAATTAGGTTTTAAACCAGTAGGAAGCAAAACTTTTGTTGGAAATACCTTGGAACACCTTCAAATAAAAGGGTAA
- a CDS encoding LLM class flavin-dependent oxidoreductase, whose protein sequence is MEIGIDSFASAMYGDNNTLSSVDAMEQLLQRIELADQVGLDVFGIGEHHKKEFLDSATTVILAAAAAKTNTIRLTSAVSVLSAADPVRLYQSFATLDLISKGRAEIVVGRGSSVEAYPLFGFNLNDYDQLFKEKLELLLQIRDNEFVTWSGKFRPALNNLPIYPRALQEKLPIWLGVGGTPESFVRAGTLGLPLMVAVIGGQTHRFRPLIDLYREAGQAAGYAPKELKVGLHSPGYVGSTTDKTIADYYPGYAELWTKLGKERGWPPVTKAQFDGLIDTKGVLVVGNPEQVAEKIVRHSEALGGISRFTFQMDNAGLTHSQLMNAIELIGTKVIPLIRKAE, encoded by the coding sequence ATGGAAATAGGAATAGATAGTTTTGCCTCGGCAATGTACGGGGATAACAATACGCTAAGTAGCGTAGATGCAATGGAGCAATTACTACAAAGAATTGAACTAGCAGATCAAGTTGGTCTCGACGTATTTGGTATAGGTGAGCATCATAAAAAGGAATTTTTAGACTCAGCTACAACAGTTATACTTGCCGCAGCAGCTGCAAAGACAAATACAATTCGGTTAACCAGCGCTGTAAGTGTTTTAAGTGCTGCTGATCCGGTACGACTATATCAAAGTTTTGCTACGCTAGATTTAATCTCTAAGGGAAGAGCTGAGATTGTTGTAGGACGTGGGTCATCTGTAGAGGCCTATCCCCTCTTTGGGTTTAATCTCAATGATTATGATCAATTGTTCAAAGAAAAACTAGAGCTATTGCTACAAATTCGAGATAATGAGTTTGTAACTTGGTCGGGGAAATTCCGTCCAGCATTAAATAATCTCCCTATTTATCCACGAGCATTACAAGAAAAATTACCAATATGGTTGGGTGTTGGCGGAACTCCAGAATCATTTGTTAGAGCAGGAACACTCGGACTACCTCTTATGGTAGCTGTTATTGGAGGACAAACACATCGCTTCCGCCCACTGATCGATTTGTACCGCGAGGCAGGTCAAGCTGCTGGATATGCCCCAAAAGAACTTAAAGTAGGATTACATTCACCAGGTTATGTAGGTAGTACAACTGATAAAACAATTGCTGACTATTATCCTGGATATGCCGAGCTCTGGACCAAATTAGGAAAAGAACGTGGTTGGCCACCAGTAACAAAAGCACAGTTTGATGGCCTTATTGATACAAAAGGTGTTTTAGTAGTGGGTAATCCTGAACAAGTAGCAGAAAAAATAGTAAGACATAGTGAAGCACTTGGTGGGATTTCGAGGTTTACTTTTCAAATGGATAATGCTGGACTTACACATTCACAATTAATGAATGCAATAGAATTGATTGGAACAAAGGTTATCCCATTAATCAGAAAGGCTGAATGA
- a CDS encoding histidine kinase encodes MKFNFKNSLSGRNFFILGIVFIILTLFSIYILSNLITDITEKTNSSTAQRNFLQKQDVVAKEFTRFLDIQKEIAQVIEISTPKNLSNNLKVLSAVHINNSIVKNNWFQINEGKIEFTDSKINTNLTTSIKDFIAKNGEKNELNTIIKDSQNFFWRIYFKHPTLDGAIVRYGYDIDLKALQSYFLTIDQTAANYSFVFDHTGTILYHPEVNFLKGNTFKIENSALSDTIFNTPEKFTKRTVLSGYIGIDFFRYTKKLNVKDTNWYISVNFPEKISREDVNDIKKYATLIYLITTIILILFFYLFTTVKRKSFQEKEALSKEKNKLLLENEKIKKEKALIQLNQLKEQINPHFLFNSLNSLYMLIDSNTKVARKFTLNLSKIYRYLINPPEENIVTLQEELLFIEKYIFLQQTRYKDEFDFAITIEDNSVLSKKVPYLSFQIAIENAIKHNIASDENPLKITIIIQKNKVVITNNLNEKQNFEKESKFGHKYLKSIYSYYSKNDFEVFKTDEFFVCILPLIE; translated from the coding sequence TTGAAATTTAATTTTAAAAATAGCCTTTCGGGACGTAACTTTTTTATTCTAGGAATTGTATTCATCATCCTTACTTTGTTTTCTATTTACATATTAAGCAATTTAATTACAGATATAACCGAAAAAACCAATTCTAGTACAGCACAACGCAACTTCCTTCAAAAGCAAGATGTTGTTGCTAAGGAGTTTACGCGCTTTCTTGATATTCAGAAAGAAATAGCTCAAGTTATCGAAATTAGTACCCCAAAAAATTTATCGAATAATCTAAAAGTTTTAAGTGCAGTACATATTAATAATAGTATTGTAAAAAACAATTGGTTTCAGATAAATGAAGGTAAAATTGAATTCACAGATTCTAAAATCAATACCAATTTAACAACTAGCATCAAAGATTTTATAGCCAAAAATGGAGAAAAAAACGAGCTTAATACTATCATTAAAGACTCTCAAAACTTTTTTTGGCGTATTTATTTTAAGCACCCTACCTTAGATGGAGCCATAGTTCGGTACGGTTATGATATTGATTTAAAGGCCTTACAATCCTATTTCTTAACTATTGATCAAACAGCTGCAAACTATTCTTTTGTTTTTGATCATACAGGAACTATTCTTTATCATCCTGAAGTAAATTTTTTAAAGGGGAATACTTTTAAAATTGAAAATTCAGCTCTATCAGATACTATTTTTAATACTCCTGAGAAATTTACGAAGAGAACAGTGCTTTCTGGGTATATAGGAATCGACTTTTTTAGATACACTAAAAAGTTGAACGTAAAAGATACTAACTGGTACATATCTGTTAATTTTCCTGAAAAAATTTCAAGGGAAGATGTGAATGACATAAAAAAATATGCAACCTTAATTTACTTGATTACAACTATAATCCTGATTTTATTCTTTTACTTATTCACCACTGTTAAACGTAAAAGCTTTCAGGAAAAAGAAGCCTTATCGAAAGAGAAAAACAAATTACTCTTAGAGAATGAAAAAATAAAGAAAGAAAAAGCATTGATTCAATTGAACCAATTAAAAGAACAAATAAATCCACATTTTTTATTTAATTCTTTAAATTCTCTTTATATGCTCATTGATAGCAATACTAAAGTAGCACGTAAATTTACTTTGAATCTATCTAAAATCTATCGCTATTTAATTAATCCGCCTGAAGAGAATATTGTAACTCTACAAGAAGAACTCCTTTTTATAGAAAAATACATTTTTTTACAACAAACGCGATACAAAGATGAATTTGATTTTGCAATCACGATTGAAGATAATAGTGTTTTATCTAAGAAAGTTCCTTATTTATCCTTCCAAATTGCCATAGAAAATGCTATTAAACACAATATTGCTTCTGATGAAAATCCGTTAAAAATAACAATCATAATTCAAAAAAACAAGGTAGTTATTACCAATAATCTAAACGAAAAGCAAAACTTCGAGAAAGAGTCTAAATTCGGTCATAAGTATTTAAAGAGCATTTATAGTTATTATTCAAAAAACGATTTTGAGGTATTTAAAACGGATGAATTTTTTGTCTGTATTTTACCCTTAATTGAATAA
- a CDS encoding YegP family protein: protein MEKFVITKNANDEFQFYFIDKNEDIILRSSGYTRKFMCEKGVESVKTNSQDSNKFFKKTISDDKVYFNLKAFNGKIIGMSKMYEDRISRDKGMEFLREKAPDAPIEDQTKSSEKLIKTSSLVC from the coding sequence ATGGAAAAATTTGTAATTACAAAAAATGCAAATGATGAGTTTCAATTTTATTTTATTGATAAAAATGAAGATATAATCTTAAGAAGTAGCGGATACACAAGAAAATTTATGTGCGAAAAAGGGGTTGAATCTGTAAAAACGAATTCGCAGGATAGCAACAAATTCTTCAAAAAAACAATTTCAGATGATAAGGTTTATTTCAATTTGAAGGCTTTTAACGGGAAAATTATTGGAATGAGTAAGATGTATGAGGACAGAATTTCACGTGATAAAGGGATGGAATTCTTAAGAGAAAAAGCTCCTGATGCCCCGATTGAAGATCAAACTAAGTCATCTGAAAAACTTATAAAAACATCTTCTTTAGTTTGTTAA
- a CDS encoding response regulator transcription factor, translating into MNASNSYSFLIADDHVVVRQGVNLVLKELFLGATVYKAATFNDTFKILKEVKIDLLILDVNFPDGNSINILAEIKAIQPDVKILIFSALEESIYAMRYLNAGASGYLTKESSEDEMKLAINSMISSGKYMTQNIKDKILDSYISKKPSNPLEALSNREMEVARLFVKGYGNLEILELLKIKKTTVSTYKNRIFEKLEVDNLAELIKIFQLYHDETL; encoded by the coding sequence ATGAATGCATCAAATAGCTATAGTTTTTTAATTGCCGACGACCATGTTGTAGTGCGTCAGGGAGTTAATCTAGTTCTTAAAGAGCTGTTCTTAGGTGCAACGGTTTACAAGGCAGCAACTTTTAATGATACTTTTAAAATTTTAAAAGAAGTTAAAATAGATTTATTGATTTTGGATGTAAACTTTCCAGATGGCAATAGCATAAATATTTTGGCAGAAATCAAGGCAATCCAGCCTGATGTAAAAATATTGATATTTTCTGCCTTAGAAGAAAGCATCTACGCCATGAGATATTTGAATGCTGGAGCATCGGGGTATTTAACCAAAGAAAGTTCAGAAGATGAAATGAAGTTAGCAATAAACTCAATGATCTCATCTGGAAAATACATGACTCAAAATATAAAAGATAAAATACTGGATTCTTATATTTCTAAAAAACCCAGCAATCCATTAGAAGCATTATCGAATCGGGAGATGGAAGTAGCTCGTTTGTTTGTTAAAGGATATGGTAATCTAGAGATATTAGAATTATTAAAGATTAAGAAAACTACTGTTAGCACCTATAAAAACAGAATTTTTGAAAAATTAGAAGTCGACAACTTGGCCGAACTCATAAAGATATTTCAATTATATCATGATGAAACTTTATAG